Proteins encoded by one window of Haliotis asinina isolate JCU_RB_2024 chromosome 6, JCU_Hal_asi_v2, whole genome shotgun sequence:
- the LOC137286480 gene encoding toll-like receptor 4, which produces MEARIEILVVVAVRISIVNAHICTFRDQDDGLSVDCTGKQLHQIPKDLPINMTSLNISDNMITAVKNRTFQTFTHLRYINLNNNLLTKMEPDAFVGVFSLTNLSLASNKLHKGSLTEGLFRDLVNLVTLNLQNNKIGEYPDLVLAPLTKLHSLYIDPVPGAVFGPGFSELTNLKVLNMDVDHCSLEQITNETFRGLNGTNLEVLLLNHCHQLTSCETGVLEPLPHLKHLELTNNGIGIHKVLSLLYPYVGRNMTRIWLNNTFKLQGVRVKEDLEDRMITEHSTRFLAQICVSELSFKGNRISLIEAGSLNKSPIRECVEVGDVSQNRITGDAKLVLFAATFLKLRHLDLSHQHHAAGETERRWERAEGRKKGNITLMLPQNLQYYDATATFMLTDTYDEITFRNTENLHTLLFGYNQQHDLVRVKGLKNVSHVDLSGNRLGNVTGDFFKSFSNVKSLSLKACNLQFANDVLRARNIFGALKLMEYLDLSLNDLQLFPFILNQNKIIHLILSQNKFDTIPIVTKHFPRLRRLNMTFNMIGHLDRFTRCDLDSSALRNNLKVAFDGNIFSCGCDTLDFIMWLMDSPVVYESDRNFTCIQDNGHITGTAEVAVDYTRIYRSCTGKWILTLTVTCLAVFFTSTLTIYLISKNPTRFRNIIMGTLGFSVKYLTENDFSFTLYIGYCDADIAFVYRRLRPALEHCEHPVRLFLKDREVLPGHDIADGIIEGINDSWKTVLLVSSDFLEDHSAWSHFTTKAAIYSMNALIPNRILLLLMGEVQAQDLPLCLLNVVEEEFIIHVHDYPMTELWKHLRQIANLEH; this is translated from the coding sequence ATGGAAGCTCGGATTGAAATTCTTGTGGTGGTTGCAGTGAGGATCTCCATTGTCAACGCTCACATCTGTACCTTCCGAGATCAAGATGATGGACTCTCTGTTGACTGTACAGGGAAGCAACTCCACCAGATTCCTAAAGACCTCCCAATCAACATGACCTCTCTTAACATCAGTGACAATATGATAACAGCTGTGAAAAACAGGACCTTTCAAACCTTTACCCATCTTAGGTATATAAACCTGAACAATAACTTGCTTACCAAGATGGAACCTGATGCCTTTGTTGGCGTTTTCAGCTTGACCAATCTGTCTCTTGCTAGCAACAAACTCCACAAAGGCTCCTTAACTGAAGGACTTTTCCGTGACCTTGTCAACTTGGTGACGCTCAATCTTCAGAATAATAAGATAGGTGAATATCCAGATTTGGTGTTAGCTCCCCTTACCAAGCTCCACAGTCTGTACATAGACCCAGTTCCAGGTGCTGTATTCGGACCTGGATTCTCCGAACTGACAAATCTTAAAGTTCTCAACATGGACGTTGACCATTGTTCTTTGGAACAaataacaaatgaaacattccgAGGTTTAAATGGAACAAACCTCGAGGTACTCCTTCTAAATCATTGTCACCAGTTAACCTCTTGTGAGACTGGTGTTCTTGAGCCTTTGCCTCACCTCAAACATCTGGAACTAACCAACAATGGAATCGGTATCCATAAGGTTTTGAGTCTTCTTTATCCCTACGTTGGAAGGAACATGACAAGAATTTGGTTGAACAATACATTTAAACTCCAAGGGGTTCGCGTCAAGGAAGATCTGGAAGATCGTATGATTACAGAACACAGCACACGCTTTTTGGCTCAGATTTGCGTGTCAGAGTTGTCCTTTAAGGGTAATCGGATAAGTCTAATTGAAGCAGGTTCCCTCAACAAGTCTCCCATTCGTGAATGTGTGGAAGTGGGCGATGTCTCACAAAATCGTATCACTGGAGATGCAAAATTAGTGTTATTTGCTGCAACATTCTTAAAACTGAGACACCTCGACTTAAGCCATCAACACCATGCGGCTGGTGAAACTGAAAGAAGATGGGAACGGGCAGAAGGGAGAAAAAAGGGGAACATCACCCTCATGCTGCCCCAGAATCTTCAGTATTATGATGCAACGGCCACGTTCATGTTAACAGATACATATGATGAAATCACGTTCAGAAACACCGAAAATCTTCACACATTGCTCTTTGGATACAACCAACAACATGATCTTGTTCGTGTCAAGGGCTTGAAAAATGTAAGTCATGTTGACTTATCTGGAAACAGACTAGGTAATGTTACTGGCGACTTTTTTAAGTCATTCTCAAACGTCAAATCGTTATCTTTGAAAGCATGCAACTTACAATTTGCCAACGATGTGCTAAGAGCTCGGAATATATTTGGTGCCCTCAAACTGATGGAATATTTGGATCTTTCATTAAATGACCTTCAGTTATTTCCATTCATcctaaatcaaaataaaatcattCATCTCATTCTTTCGCAAAACAAATTTGATACAATTCCCATTGTGACCAAACATTTTCCACGCCTTCGTCGTCTGAACATGACGTTTAATATGATAGGACATTTAGACAGGTTTACACGATGTGACTTGGATTCCTCAGCTCTAAGAAACAATCTGAAAGTTGCATTTGATGGCAACATCTTTTCGTGTGGCTGTGATACTCTGGACTTCATAATGTGGCTGATGGACTCACCGGTAGTCTATGAGTCTGACAGGAATTTCACTTGCATTCAGGACAATGGACATATAACAGGAACCGCTGAAGTTGCTGTTGATTACACACGCATCTACCGTTCTTGTACTGGCAAATGGATCCTCACCCTCACTGTCACTTGTTTGGCGGTCTTTTTCACGTCGACCTTAACAATATACCTTATTTCCAAGAATCCAACCAGATTTAGAAATATAATCATGGGGACACTAGGGTTTAGTGTTAAGTATTTAACTGAAAACGATTTTTCCTTCACACTCTACATCGGCTATTGTGATGCTGACATTGCATTTGTATATCGGAGACTTCGGCCTGCATTAGAGCATTGTGAGCACCCTGTGCGTCTCTTCCTAAAGGATCGTGAAGTACTTCCGGGTCATGACATTGCTGACGGAATTATAGAAGGTATCAATGATAGCTGGAAGACCGTTCTTCTTGTATCATCCGACTTCCTCGAAGATCACTCTGCGTGGTCACATTTTACCACCAAAGCAGCAATATACTCCATGAATGCTCTCATTCCTAACCGGATACTGCTCCTACTGATGGGTGAAGTTCAAGCACAGGACCTACCCCTGTGTCTGTTGAACGTGGTTGAAGAGGAATTCATAATTCATGTACATGACTATCCTATGACAGAGTTGTGGAAACATCTGAGACAAATTGCAAATCTGGAACACTAA